TTGAGGAGGATCTTTATAAGAGGCACGGCATAAGCTCGGAATTTGTCGGCCATCCGCTGGTAGAAACGGTAAAACCTTCCATGCAAAGAAATGAGATAATAAAAAAATACTCTCTTTCCGGATCCGGGCCGATAATAGCTCTTCTTCCCGGATCCAGAAGAATGGAAGTAAAAACGCTTCTTAGGATCATGGCCAAAGCCGCCGTTAGAATAGAAAAAGAATTGCCTGGCGCGCAGATATTGGTCGCAAAATACCGTAATTTGCCGTCGGATTTGTATGAGTCAGCTATCAATGGCCTTGGTGTTACTATTAAGATATGCGACGCGGACGCTTACAATATACTTAGCGTAGCTGACTTCGCAATAGTCGCGTCCGGCACAGCGACGCTCGAGACCGCGATAATCGGAACGCCGTTTATAATAACATACCGGACCGGACTTATAAATTACATCGCGTACAAGATGGTCGCCAAGATAAAGATACTGGGTCTGGTAAATTGGATAGCGGGAAAAGTCATAGTGCCGGAATTCTTGCAATACAACGCAACGCCCGAAAAGCTGGCTAAAGCCTCTCTCGAAATACTTCGCGATAGCTCCAAAAGATCTGCAATGATCGCCGAATTGAAAAAAGTCAAAGATTCCCTTGGCGCACCGGCAGCCTCCTCCCGCGCAGCCCAAGCTATCCTCCCGTACCTACAGTAAATATCCATACCTAAGCCTACAGTTACGGTCAGCACAAGCCACCTAAATAAGTATGTAAGATAGCCATGTATAGGTGGCAGGAAAAATGTTACCCTTCACTTCGTTCCGGGTCGGTCTTTTGTTCTGTCGAAAAACGGGGGCCTGCGGAACTCGGCCCCTAAACGGGGCCTCATCCCGCCAAAAAGCGGCGGGATCGCCTAAGTTTAAAACGAAGGCGAACATCCTCGGCCCTTTTTAACCGTTTTTCGTCATCACAAAAGACCTAACATTTTTA
This region of Candidatus Omnitrophota bacterium genomic DNA includes:
- the lpxB gene encoding lipid-A-disaccharide synthase translates to MAKNILIVSGEPSGDLHASNLVKELKKLKSDLKFFGLGGNLSKEAGVEIDFDISKLAIVGLVDAWKNILTIGKVFKGLLKKVDSGHCDLAILVDYPGFNLRLAKELKKRNIPVIYYVSPQVWAWGENRIEIIKECVKKILVFFKFEEDLYKRHGISSEFVGHPLVETVKPSMQRNEIIKKYSLSGSGPIIALLPGSRRMEVKTLLRIMAKAAVRIEKELPGAQILVAKYRNLPSDLYESAINGLGVTIKICDADAYNILSVADFAIVASGTATLETAIIGTPFIITYRTGLINYIAYKMVAKIKILGLVNWIAGKVIVPEFLQYNATPEKLAKASLEILRDSSKRSAMIAELKKVKDSLGAPAASSRAAQAILPYLQ